A genome region from Platichthys flesus chromosome 12, fPlaFle2.1, whole genome shotgun sequence includes the following:
- the trmt2b gene encoding tRNA (uracil-5-)-methyltransferase homolog B: MVLAASRSRSVVFLKCNMLCSPRTPCLWFSTDDSVLAEQRKPQSKPQQRKSQKEPPCSWEERLADVVTPLWRLSYEEQLELKQNHQLRILSQLSGHQSQSFSPARGRLSFPVLSILPSPVRDGYRNKSTFSVNRGVDGNPKTVGFYVGTGRQGNIVCVNGDHLLNIPEKHKQVARCYQEFIRLSPLEPCLQFHTGGHWREVTVRTNTKGHTMVIVYFHPQSLTQEEMAVHKADLMGHFTQGPGSVCQLDSLFFQESSMTRCTHEESPYQLLHGQPHIYEELLGFKFRISADAFFQVNQVAAQVLYGTVRDLCVPNTEESRERRTLGGSLLDVCCGTGAIGITISPRVEKVIGIELIEQAVEDARHNAAFNNVPNCEFIPGKAEVVLPGLMSQLSSTGGGLTAVVNPARAGLHPRVVRALRNQPSIRRLVYVSCKPQGEAMRNFRELCCEPDPQKKLTGDAFSPTLAVPVDMFPHTPHCELVLLFER; this comes from the exons ATGGTGCTGGCAGCTTCACGGAGCAGGTCAGTCGTTTTTCTTAAATGCAACATGCTGTGTTCACCCAGGACTCCATGTTTGTGGTTTTCAACTGATGACAGTGTTTTAGCTGAGCAAAGGAAACCACAGTCAAAGCCCCAGCAGAGAAAGAGTCAGAAGGAACCTCCCTGTTCGTGGGAGGAGAGGCTGGCGGATGTGGTCACCCCTCTGTGGAGGCTCAGCTACGAGGAGCAACTTGAGCTCAAGCAAAACCACCAGCTGAGGATCCTGTCACAGCTCTCCGGGCATCAATCACAGTCCTTCTCCCCTGCGAGAGGTAGACTCAGCTTCCCCGTCCTCTCCATCCTGCCCTCCCCGGTGAGGGACGGCTACCGCAACAAGTCCACGTTTTCTGTCAACAGAGGAGTGGATGGAAACCCAAAGACGGTGGGCTTCTACGTGGGCACAGGCCGGCAGGGGAACATCGTCTGCGTCAATGGAGACCACCTGCTCAACATCCCGGAGAAGCACAAACAAGTGGCCAGATGCTACCAGGAGTTCATCCGCCTATCCCCCTTAGAGCCCTGCCTGCAGTTCCACACCGGGGGGCACTGGCGAGAGGTCACAGTGAGGACCAACACGAAGGGCCACACCATGGTTATAGTCTACTTCCATCCGCAGAGTCTCACTCAAGAGGAGATGGCGGTACATAAGGCTGACCTGATGGGTCACTTCACGCAGGGTCCTGGGTCAGTGTGTCAGCTGGATTCACTGTTCTTCCAGGAGAGTAGCATGACTCGCTGCACTCATGAGGAATCTCCCTACCAGCTGCTGCATGGTCAGCCACACATATACGAGGAG TTGCTGGGATTCAAGTTCCGCATCTCTGCTGATGCCTTTTTCCAAGTGAACCAGGTGGCTGCTCAGGTGCTCTATGGAACAGTGAGAGACCTGTGTGTcccaaacacagaggaaagcaGAGAAAGAAGGACACTTGGTGGTTCTCTTTTAGACGTGTGCTGTGGGACAGGTGCTATTGGCATTACCATATCACCCAGAGTGGAAAAAGTTATTGGTATAGAGCTCATAGAACAGGCAGTGGAAGATGCAAGACACAATGCAGCTTTCAATAACGTCCCGAACTGTGAGTTTATTCCTGGTAAGGCAGAGGTGGTGCTTCCTGGACTCATGtcacagctcagctccacagGTGGAGGCCTCACAGCTGTGGTAAACCCTGCTCGGGCTGGCCTGCACCCCAGAGTGGTCCGAGCGTTACGAAACCAGCCTTCTATTCGCCGTCTGGTCTACGTCTCCTGTAAACCACAAGGAGAGGCTATGAGGAACTTCAGGGAGCTGTGCTGTGAACCCGACCCGCAGAAGAAACTCACAGGAGACGCGTTCTCTCCTACTCTGGCTGTGCCTGTGGACATGTTCCCACACACTCCTCACTGTGAACTGGTGCTCCTTTTTGAGCGCTAG